A stretch of DNA from Cannabis sativa cultivar Pink pepper isolate KNU-18-1 chromosome X, ASM2916894v1, whole genome shotgun sequence:
attattattgacaaAGTGATAAGAAATCTAAATTACAACTACTAGAAACATGGAGAAGCAAAGGACTCCTAGCCAACAAGCTTATTGCCTACCCATTGTATAagaaaacttatattttaatttcttataagcgtatcttaaataaaaataataattgccataaatttttaaatttttataataacTATTCACTCAATTTTAAGTGTGAAAAAtgatatacagtagaacctctatccaagaatacacttgggaccaagtaaattatattctaattgggaggttataactaaatagagttacactagaaaaaaaaaattaaaaaaccaaaaaatattaatgtaacaataataacaataaataatcattaatactatatcataatagaaatactttagagtaaatataatttcatacatgtattataatttaaaataaaattattaattttacataaataaatttacaaaatacatgtatacattttattaagatgtaattattcttatatagaggtatactttgttaataggggacttaaaaaatatataactaattacaatttagaggttattcttatttataactggcccaaatcgggacttgatttttttataacaaattagaggttattcttgaatagagtattcttaaatagaggttctactgtactaTTATTTTTTCGTATCAATTCTATTATTGCGCAACGCGTAGTATTGTTTACTAGTacaaataatatgaaaaaaaatgtcATCGTTATCATTTGTGaacaaaaatattgaaaattaaatcataaatacAAAAGATTTTACACAAAGGTAGACAGACGATCAATATATATCGTCACTAAAAGCGATCTTTTCGTATAAATAGCTTCTAATGACGATATTGTTGTTGCTAGATTTTTCAGCAACAAACAAATAATAAGAATATCCTGTGTTAGGGATAAACAAATGATGACACTTTTAGTGAGTGatgattaaaatatttttactatattatattatattttgacTGGACAGGGTTTGTCTCTCATCATTTCATAACATGGTTGATTTGGTGGTGTGAAAAGATATTATTTATGAAGAATTCGTGggttatttaagttgagatAAAATCAATGTGGTTTTGAAGAGAGGAAACCACGGTCTGGGCAGCGGGTAGCAAAGCAAACCCAACCCAACCCACCAGGCTGGAGGGTCACCTCACCCTCACCATAAAATGGATGGGCCCGTTAAGTTGGTAATCAGTGCAAAAATAGCATTCTGCCAACTCACAAAATTAAATACCACTGGCGTTCTGACCATTCTAAATCTGGTTAAATATCACCCTTAGACCCCAACCACAACATAGATCACCGTCACAATGAGATGTTCAAAATGGGCAATAAATGGAGTCTACACTACACACAGCATCAGCTCTCCAAAGTCCCTCCCCGTTCAGCATTTCAAATTGTACAATATCTCTGATGTTGACcgtttcttcttttcttcaaaCCTTAAGTTTATATACATATTGCCATATGCAAAGTAATGGATTTATTATTACTCATTAGTTGACACAAGAGACCcgtaaaaattaaaagataataataataaaagcttTCATATTCCTGAAGTAATATACTAATATCGTTAGTCCTTTTTGTGCTTTCATTTGGCATTAGGGAATCCTGTACACCACTTCTCCCATACATATCTCCCAAacactaaaaactaaaaactaaaagcttaaAAACAGCACAAGGTCATTGCAAAGTAAATACACTAAACTTAAATTACCAAATACTAAAGATATATCTAAGACACCAACTCCACAATCCTCTTCTCCGAAATGTCGAGCAAAAAAGAACCTGTAGAAACGAGTACTCTCTCACTAAAACTACCAGTCAAATAAGGCAGTAAGTCACTAACTAGAGAAAAGCAGGTCCATTAGGCTTTCTCTCCTGCTGACCTTCCCACTTGTCTCCAGATGAGCTCCGACCACCACGCCCTCCACCATAAGATGACGGTGCTGTAATATCAAAACCGTTGCTGCCACCCAAGGAATTGAGCAAAGCAGAAAGCCCACTGGAAGAAGCCCCAACACCACCCCCACCACCAACACCACTGCCTCCACCTATGCTCAGACCAAGAAGATCACGCGTCATGGGCGGACTCGCGAAGGTCAACGATGGGCCCATGACTAGATCTGTCAAGCCAGAATTTCCACCAGGCTGAAGCCCAAGCCCAAGCCCAGCTGCCAAAGTCGACGAACCACTTTCCGGCTTGATTTGAGTACTGTTCCACTGCGTGCCAAGACTGTCTTTAACGGAGGCTGAAGATGTTGATGTTGTCAAGCCAAAACTGCACAACAGCGAGGAATTTGAAGCCGAAGCACCCATTTGGGCTGCTTTTTGAAGCAATGCCGTTGCAGACATTGCTGGAGGCTGCAGTGGTGATGGGCTGAAGTTGCGGTGCTCGGCCTGGTCTTGTGTTTGATATAGGGAGGAGCCGCCGTTGCTGGACAAGTAAAGTGacgtagagagagagagagatgtggGCTCCATATCGGACACTGTTGGAAGAGTAGTGGAGCAATGTGATCGGCCAGCCAATAGATTGGAAAATGAGGAATTAGCTAAGGTACGGGGTGGGTGAGGCACTTGAGCAACGCTTGAAGGAGCAAATACGCTGGCAAATACAGTACTACTGCTACTGACATTATTACTGGAGCAAGTGGTGACAGAAGTAGTGGTCAAGACAGTTGTGGTCGCCGGTGTGGGTGGAGAAAGTCCTATTCCGTTATCAGGCAATTCTGGGATACCAAAAACAAGTTAACAGAATATaccaataaagaaaaagaaaaatttaatacgGAAAAACTGAAAAAGGACACGAAAAGGAGATATGGGGGAAAACTGAAATATAAAATACAAAGGGAAATCAACCAAAAGGAAAGGAAAAAGGGCGCAGGCGAGAAAGGATTCCCCTTGGAACTTTTCAAGTCCTAATTAAAAAACGAAATATCAGCTTAAAACTTGCAAGCCCCATATAAGTAAAAAGGACAAGCAATTATGGCGTCCTTTCCcatcaatcttttttttttcttttttaaaatgttaAGCCATAGTACCCCTCGATCCTTGAGCTTCTTTATCAACCGTGCAACCAGTTCACAGCCCGTGAATAAGCAGGGCTATTAAAATAGTGATATActctataaatttaaaaatattttatttatttatccatCTCCCACTGTCAAACACCTAAATATGATGAACTACTATCACTGCTTATTCCTCATAATAGTAAGAGCATGTAACGACATAATTCAGAAGACACTTTAATATAATTACAAACAGCCATAAACACCAAACTagcatataaaatattaaagaatTCTTGTATCAGAAGACAACCAGAGtcaaatacaaataatattataaaaaaaagtgt
This window harbors:
- the LOC115700551 gene encoding zinc finger protein GAI-ASSOCIATED FACTOR 1 — encoded protein: MGELGNSTRMEVSTVSAGEASMSSPGFQTSPVPLEVVIPKKKRNLPGMPDPDAEVIALSPNTLMATNRFVCEICNKGFQRDQNLQLHRRGHNLPWKLRQRTTKEIRKRVYVCPEASCVHHNPARALGDLTGIKKHFCRKHGEKKWKCERCSKKYAVQSDWKAHMKTCGTREYKCDCGTLFSRRDSFITHRAFCDALAEESARSQALEISSEAGNSNVKTAVASPPPPPLTPSVSVVSPALSIQSSELPDNGIGLSPPTPATTTVLTTTSVTTCSSNNVSSSSTVFASVFAPSSVAQVPHPPRTLANSSFSNLLAGRSHCSTTLPTVSDMEPTSLSLSTSLYLSSNGGSSLYQTQDQAEHRNFSPSPLQPPAMSATALLQKAAQMGASASNSSLLCSFGLTTSTSSASVKDSLGTQWNSTQIKPESGSSTLAAGLGLGLQPGGNSGLTDLVMGPSLTFASPPMTRDLLGLSIGGGSGVGGGGGVGASSSGLSALLNSLGGSNGFDITAPSSYGGGRGGRSSSGDKWEGQQERKPNGPAFL